A section of the Deinococcus taeanensis genome encodes:
- a CDS encoding electron transfer flavoprotein subunit alpha/FixB family protein yields MILIVAEHTAGKLAKSTLEMVTAARDSGREGPITLLVLGQSVAGVATEAASVADQVLVADLPQLATYNAEVWAAATAQIAQEGEAHTVIIGGSRSGREYAPRVAVKLDAPYLEDATRLSSNGAALQAQRYTYLARVTETVEAEGPVIVVTVKPGSFAPAGAAGVAGDQYDVELTLPAPRVEVTGKSVEKSSRVALTEADVIVTGGRGVGSPENFSRFVEGLADNLGAGVGATRAVVDAGWRPYAEQVGQTGKTVQPKAYIALGVSGAVQHLSGMGKSKNIIAINKDAEAPIFKVADYGIVGDLNEIVPALIEASKR; encoded by the coding sequence ATGATTCTGATCGTCGCTGAACACACCGCCGGTAAACTGGCGAAATCCACCCTGGAAATGGTCACCGCGGCCCGCGACTCGGGCCGTGAAGGGCCCATCACGCTGCTGGTCCTGGGGCAGAGCGTCGCGGGCGTCGCCACCGAGGCCGCCAGTGTCGCCGACCAGGTGCTGGTCGCGGACCTGCCGCAGCTCGCCACGTACAACGCCGAAGTCTGGGCCGCGGCCACCGCTCAGATCGCCCAGGAAGGCGAAGCCCACACGGTCATCATTGGCGGCAGCCGCTCGGGCCGCGAGTATGCGCCCCGCGTCGCCGTGAAACTCGACGCTCCCTACCTTGAGGACGCCACCCGGCTCAGCAGCAATGGCGCCGCCCTGCAGGCCCAGCGTTACACGTACCTGGCCCGCGTCACTGAAACTGTGGAGGCTGAGGGGCCCGTGATCGTCGTTACCGTCAAGCCCGGCTCCTTCGCTCCGGCCGGTGCGGCCGGGGTGGCCGGCGACCAGTACGACGTCGAACTGACCCTCCCTGCCCCCCGCGTGGAGGTCACCGGGAAGAGCGTGGAAAAGAGCAGCCGCGTGGCCCTGACCGAAGCGGACGTGATCGTTACCGGCGGGCGCGGCGTGGGCAGCCCCGAGAACTTCAGCCGGTTTGTGGAAGGCCTGGCCGACAACCTGGGTGCGGGCGTGGGTGCGACGCGCGCCGTGGTGGACGCAGGCTGGCGCCCCTACGCCGAGCAGGTCGGCCAGACCGGCAAGACCGTGCAGCCCAAGGCGTACATCGCGCTGGGCGTGAGCGGCGCCGTGCAGCACCTGAGCGGCATGGGCAAAAGCAAGAACATCATCGCCATCAACAAGGACGCCGAGGCGCCCATCTTCAAGGTCGCGGACT